From a single Parambassis ranga chromosome 2, fParRan2.1, whole genome shotgun sequence genomic region:
- the limd1b gene encoding LIM domain-containing protein 1 has translation MEPLQTSSLFFGSCTRCRKAVYGAGRACRAMGSLFHNACFTCSVCSKKLSDKPFYTVSGQIYCEDDFLFSGVHPSPEVCGSCGSSITDLVLQACGKSYHPSCFRCVVCRQSLEGQPFTVDSECRVYCVSDYHRVQAPRCDACRMPILPTEGSTEAIRVESSSRNFHVECYDGEVTLI, from the exons ATGGAACCCCTTCAGACTTCCAGTCTGTTCTTTG GAAGTTGTACAAGGTGCAGAAAAGCAGTGTACGGTGCAGGAAGAGCTTGTCGGGCGATGGGAAGTTTATTCCACAACGCATGCTTCACCTGCAGCGTCTGCA gtaaAAAACTCAGCGACAAGCCATTTTACACAGTGTCAGGACAAATCTATTGTGAGGATGACTTTTTG TTCTCTGGAGTCCATCCATCCCCAGAGGTGTGTGGCAGCTGTGGAAGTTCAATCACAGACCTG GTCCTGCAGGCTTGTGGGAAGTCCTACCACCCATCCTGCTTTCGCTGTGTGGTCTGCAGACAGAGCCTGGAGGGCCAGCCGTTCACCGTGGACTCAGAGTGCAGGGTTTACTGTGTCAGCGACTACCACAG GGTCCAGGCTCCACGCTGTGATGCCTGCAGGATGCCGATACTGCCAACTGAG GGGTCTACAGAGGCTATTCGAGTGGAATCATCTAGCAGAAATTTCCATGTAGAGTGCTATGATGGGGAGGTTACCCTCATTTGA
- the cdcp1b gene encoding CUB domain-containing protein 1 has product MRLHASCALMGLLFWAAMDSTECLRTMVRPDKGSSVTVSTELPEDQCTVCISLNDTQTSCHTSLSLVPEENVSLLFRCSKPVESAFTVTVTRSIECTKDACSPTTVETQPDILTEFARTFTWELVAPEKTVVTLNILGEGLKETSQSCPNGLQYSVATSKTSSGGRTQYCRGGSVTRFELFNQAVVSLLVQPKTRVESVLFQASAGPLKGRTMDITVDSSTTVVLSREVEEPECEVCTTEGSTRACSTKEKTLTNSENLSVEFSCPKPQDVFSVKMKKRIECTETSCTPAAAEVNPNLFKDFKRSITWDISVPERTVLTLDFPSDGLKDKSASENCQDGFQYSVSSTKSSGEVKTTSYCKGGTVSHLDLLGVTTMTVDVPKEGELEKTVFNVKAAPRAGRIMSVTPDPNTILIISRVSKEPDCSVCVDQAPKQKCNPQTLKLTVPQNTSVEFTCPRPQDVFTVEINRKIDCSEISCSGNIVQAESSLFPDFNRTFTWDLKVLSDHAFQVDFPEMGMRQIANGETCLDEHTYSLVTYLRSGPATIGTFCKGGLVTTVLARYKGRVSLQVPWNTKLNPFDFKLNSGPKTDMIAIVTVSLPRGVSDTDFITANYPKDFPDMQRMQWSFIVPGMHNYTVHIRDYTAPECLSDEVGVEYQKEDPNKVTKLTLTDPQPQHQQGNFNMVLKNCETNRTLEGLTLNYRVSVVRSGHPVLCTVDLTKHQGVSLQIEKVGSDPYCEISMKSVVKEKINVAAGTTAKLSFLDCPIEEVRLTASQDIDCQNTASCSSTVLTVPTLDSCLPIPLYSFTWHVNIPQSSTVDLVSHTGSLQQALPGQECTQPVLLDVAEADGFSVGNFCSNGMIQKVQVHANVSITAKAQDFTKTLGPFLNISVSQKIPENIIYRVSPQPTSPTFLATPNWPQGMKPFSTVSWIVTLPSQYEAHLQFVNISQPKCDDRHTSIMVMMLGYEEELMSRREDEAAETTLVVPNSFYLNMSNCLPEERHFGAVTKIILQQKTNVLAIVLGIVGALLLLLIVLAVVCVVIKKKKKGRTNKESSIYIGKGNIFRPSDGHFTKTRSDNESHVYDSIDEAMVYGHLLSNSGYADRIQDTYKGIQVDSYQTFTGPTDGGLPVIKEPDPEPEVDQFKTFLNPSESFIPSRPRTPIDRQDSLGFQDRRMVDNELYTFKSTGEINTIRLSGYDMEPQPPIPEESL; this is encoded by the exons ATGCGGCTCCACGCGTCCTGCGCGCTGATGGGACTTTTATTTTGGGCAGCAATGGACTCAACAG AGTGTCTGAGGACGATGGTTCGACCAGATAAAGGTTCGTCCGTGACGGTGTCCACCGAACTCCCTGAGGATCAATGCACTGTGTGTATCAGTTTGAACGACACGCAGACTTCCTGTCACACCTCCTTGTCTCTGGTACCCGAAGAAAATGTCAGCCTGCTGTTCCGCTGCTCCAAGCCTGTTGAATCGGCTTTCACTGTGACTGTCACTCGCTCCATTG AATGCACTAAGGACGCCTGCAGCCCCACAACAGTGGAAACTCAACCGGACATCCTGACAGAGTTTGCCAGGACCTTCACCTGGGAGCTGGTTGCACCTGAGAAGACAGTGGTCACTCTGAACATCCTTGGGGAGGGACTGAAGGAGACGTCACAGTCATGTCCTAATGGTTTGCAGTATTCAGTGGCCACATCTAAAACCAGCAGCGGGGGCCGGACTCAGTATTGTCGAGGTGGTTCTGTGACCCGTTTCGAACTGTTTAATCAGGCGGTGGTGTCACTGCTAGTTCAACCGAAGACTCGGGTGGAATCAGTGCTGTTTCAAGCATCCGCTGGACCACTGA AGGGCAGAACGATGGATATAACGGTTGATTCCAGCACGACGGTGGTCCTCAGCCGAGAAGTAGAGGAACCAGAGTGTGAAGTGTGCACCACCGAGGGCTCTACTCGTGCTTGCAGcacaaaagaaaagacactgACCAACAGTGAAAACCTTTCTGTGGAGTTCAGCTGTCCAAAACCACAAGATGTGTTCAgtgtgaagatgaagaagagaatAG AATGCACTGAGACCTCCTGCACCCCTGCTGCAGCAGAAGTTAATCCCAACCTATTCAAGGACTTTAAAAGATCCATAACATGGGACATAAGTGTTCCAGAGAGGACTGTATTAACGCTGGACTTTCCCAGTGATGGACTAAAAGACAAGTCTGCATCAGAAAATTGTCAGGATGGCTTTCAATACTCAGTGAGTTCAACCAAAAGCAGCGGAGAAGTCAAAACTACAAGTTACTGTAAAGGCGGCACTGTGTCTCATCTGGATCTGCTTGGAGTGACGACTATGACCGTGGATGTGCCCAAAGAAGGAGAACTAGAGAAGACAGTGTTTAATGTCAAAGCAGCACCAAGAG CTGGCAGAATCATGTCTGTGACCCCTGACCCCAACACCATCCTCATCATCAGTCGTGTGAGTAAAGAGccagactgcagtgtgtgtgtggaccaggCACCCAAACAGAAATGCAACCCACAAACTCTGAAACTGACAGTTCCTCAAAACACGTCAGTAGAGTTTACGTGTCCTCGGCCTCAGGATGTTTTTACTGTGGAGATCAACAGAAAAATTG ACTGCTCAGAGATCTCCTGCTCGGGCAACATCGTTCAGGCTGAGTCCTCACTGTTCCCAGACTTTAACCGGACCTTCACCTGGGACCTGAAGGTCCTGTCCGATCATGCCTTCCAAGTGGACTTTCCTGAAATGGGAATGCGACAGATTGCCAATGGGGAGACCTGTCTGGATGAACATACATACTCTCTTGTTACTTATCTGCGCTCTGGACCTGCAACCATTGGAACCTTTTGCAAAGGAGGACTTGTAACCACAGTCCTGGCTCGCTATAAGGGTCGTGTGTCGCTGCAGGTGCCTTGGAACACAAAATTGAACCCTTTTGACTTCAAACTCAACTCTGGACCTAAGACAGACA TGATAGCCATAGTGACGGTCAGCCTACCTCGAGGGGTTTCAGACACGGACTTCATCACAGCCAACTACCCAAAAGACTTCCCTGATATGCAGCGTATGCAGTGGAGCTTCATAGTGCCCGGCATGCACAACTACACCGTGCACATCCGTGATTACACGGCTCCAGAATGCCTCAGTGATGAAGTGGGTGTGGAGTACCAGAAAGAGGACCCAAATAAGGTGACCAAGCTGACTCTGACAGATCCTCAGCCCCAGCACCAGCAGGGCAACTTCAACATGGTGCTGAAGAACTGTGAAACCAACCGCACACTGGAAGGACTCACCTTGAACTACAGAGTGTCTGTAGTGAGGAGCGGTCATCCAG TTCTGTGTACGGTGGATCTAACCAAACACCAAGGAGTGTCCCTGCAGATTGAGAAGGTGGGTTCTGACCCCTACTGTGAGATAAGTATGAAATCTGTGGTTAAAGAGAAGATAAATGTAGCTGCAGGCACCACAGCCAAGCTCTCCTTCCTCGACTGTCCCATAGAAGAGGTACGCCTGACTGCCAGCCAAGATATCG actgCCAAAACACAGCATCCTGCTCTTCGACTGTCCTCACCGTCCCCACACTGGATTCCTGTCTGCCGATACCCCTCTACAGCTTCACCTGGCATGTCAACATCCCTCAGAGCAGCACCGTGGATCTGGTGTCGCACACCGGGAGTCTCCAACAAGCTCTGCCGGGCCAGGAGTGCACGCAGCCTGTATTATTAGACGTGGCTGAAGCTGACGGGTTTTCTGTTGGAAACTTCTGCTCTAATGGAATGATCCAGAAAGTCCAAGTGCACGCCAACGTCTCCATCACAGCTAAGGCCCAGGACTTCACTAAGACTTTGGGCCCGTTCTTAAACATCAGCGTCAGTCAGAAGATCCCAG AGAACATTATTTACAGAGTCAGTCCTCAGCCGACGTCTCCGACCTTCCTTGCCACCCCCAACTGGCCTCAGGGTATGAAGCCCTTCTCCACCGTGTCCTGGATCGTCACTCTGCCGAGCCAGTACGAAGCTCATCTCCAGTTTGTCAACATCAGCCAGCCCAAGTGTGATGACAGACACACTAGCATCATGGTAATGATGCTGGGCTATGAGGAAGAGCTCATGAGCCGCAGGGAGGACGAGGCTGCAGAGACCACGTTAGTGGTGCCAAACAGTTTTTATCTCAACATGTCCAACTGTTTGCCAGAGGAGCGCCACTTTGGTGCCGTGACCAAGATCATACTGCAACAGAAGACCA ATGTCTTGGCCATCGTCCTCGGGATTGTGGGAGCTCTTTTACTTTTGCTCATAGTGCTGGCTGTTGTATGTGTGGTCATAAA gaaaaagaaaaaaggaaggaCAAACAAAGAATCATCGATCTACATCGGCAAAGGGAATATCTTCCGCCCCAGTGATGGCCATTTTACCAAAACCCGGTCTGACAACGAATCCCACGTCTATGACTCCATAGATGAGGCGATGGTCTATGGCCACCTGCTAAGTAACTCCGGCTATGCCGACAGAATTCAGGACACCTATAAAGGGATCCAGGTGGACTCCTATCAGACATTTACAGGCCCCACTGATGGAGGGCTGCCTGTGATTAAGGAACCAGATCCAGAGCCCGAGGTGGACCAGTTCAAGACCTTTTTGAACCCTTCTGAGTCTTTCATCCCATCCCGCCCGCGCACTCCCATTGACCGGCAGGATAGCCTTGGTTTCCAGGACCGCAGGATGGTTGACAATGAACTGTACACGTTCAAGAGCACCGGGGAGATAAACACAATCCGGCTCTCTGGTTATGATATGGAGCCACAGCCGCCAATACCAGAGGAGTCCCTGTAG
- the exosc7 gene encoding exosome complex component RRP42, with translation MATVQVSEAEKVYILHGIRDDLRVDGRGCEDYRHMEIETDMVSNTDGSAKVTLGHTAVLVGVKAEIGKPRPMLPNEGYLEFFVDCSANATPEFEGRGGEELGTELSNTLYKVFNNKHSLDLKSLCISRGEHCWVLYVDVLLLQCDGNLYDAISIAIKAALFNTKIPKVHISADEEGRKEIELSDDPYDCMRINVENVPCVVTLCKVGHRHVVDATLQEKACSVASLIISVTHKGTVTCTRKVGGGSLDPESIFEMTEAGKRVGKALHAPLMALLQQEEAQGKRRQKVGFLS, from the exons ATGGCAACAGTGCAGGTTAGCGAGGCTGAAAAGGTGTACATTTTACACGGAATAAgg GATGACTTACGGgtggatggaagaggctgtgaggACTACAGACACATGGAAATAGAGACTGATATGGTGTCCAACACTGACGGATCAGCCAAAGTCACGCTG GGCCACACAGCGGTTCTAGTTGGAGTTAAGGCAGAGATTGGAAAACCGAGGCCTATGCTGCCAAATGAGGGCTATTTAGAATTCTTTGTTGACTG TTCTGCAAATGCAACCCCTGAGTTTGAGGGTAGAGGAGGCGAGGAGCTGGGGACAGAGCTGAGCAACACCCTCTACAAAGTCTTCAACAACAAGCACAGTCTAGATCTGAAGAGTCTCTGTATAAGTCGAGGAGAACACTGCTGGGTGCTGTATGTGGATGTCCTG CTTCTGCAGTGTGATGGGAACTTGTATGATGCCATCTCCATAGCTATTAAAGCAGCTCTCTTCAACACAAA GATTCCCAAAGTTCACATATCAGCTGACGAAGAGGGGAGAAAGGAGATTGAGCTGTCCGATGACCCCTATGACTGTATGAGAATTAACGTAGAGAACGTTCCCTGTGTAGTGACCTTGTGTAAG GTGGGCCACAGGCATGTGGTGGATGCTACTCTGCAGGAGAAGGCCTGCTCTGTGGCGAGCCTCATTATCTCTGTCACGCACAAGGGCACAGTCACCTGCACGAGGAAGGTGGGCGGAGGCAGCCTGGACCCAGAGAGCATCTTTGAAATGACAGAG gctGGAAAACGAGTCGGGAAAGCTCTTCATGCTCCACTCATGgcactgctgcagcaggaagaggcGCAAggaaagaggagacagaaagtTGGCTTCCTCAGTTAG
- the clec3bb gene encoding tetranectin yields the protein MEFRGVCVLLGVLLLTNCSLQQTTTRRKTVKKDTTKDSAIEELQKQINDIVHELNLLKEQQSLQTVCLKGIKIHGKCFLAEPLKKRYHTASEDCNALGGVLCAPMSGDENDQLRDYIRQSIGPDDQVWLGINDMMTEGTWVDQTVSSITYKNWDTSNYRNPQPDGGQSQNCAVLSVASKGKWFDENCREEKPSVCQFNIV from the exons ATGGAGTTCAGAGGAGTGTGCGTGCTGCTGggagtgctgctgctcacaAACTGCTCACTTCAGCAGACTACGACcaggaggaagacagtgaaAAAAG ATACAACAAAGGATTCTGCCATTGAAGAGCTCCAGAAACAGATTAATGACATTGTCCATGAGCTTAACCTGCTTAAGGAACAACAGTCTCTGCAAACAG TCTGCTTAAAAGGCATAAAGATCCATGGCAAGTGTTTCTTGGCTGAACCTCTGAAGAAACGTTATCACACTGCCAGTGAAGACTGCAATGCCTTGGGCGGTGTCCTCTGTGCGCCCATGTCCGGCGATGAGAATGACCAGCTCAGAGACTACATCCGCCAGAGCATTGGCCCCGATGATCAGGTCTGGCTGGGCATCAACGACATGATGACCGAAGGCACTTGGGTGGACCAGACTGTCTCCAGCATCACTTACAAAAATTGGGACACATCCAACTACCGGAACCCCCAGCCAGACGGCGGCCAGTCCCAGAACTGTGCCGTCCTGTCTGTGGCCTCCAAGGGCAAGTGGTTTGATGAGAACTGTCGTGAAGAGAAGCCTTCCGTCTGTCAGTTTAACATCGTTTGA
- the nrm gene encoding nurim encodes MASVAIRGWALCSVSLLNFVFVFISGADFIRFVSFRAIYHNITGDTTLCQDSIPWSVALRDSSVLWSLVVDLGLLALFTLQHSLLAWPPVKQALQSVLGVLNRTAYCFSTALVLQILMRYWQPVTGAPCLWSVRHAPWSIWFPLLCFTLHFLCWAIICSILMVFDYTELLGIKQVYYECLGLGDPLSHKSPRAQRLLSHLRHPVCLELGVVLWLLPALSLDRLLLAGTLSTYLALAHSLDKQDLAYLCVQLNSKMQLFTEPHGSSTDAMTDRDKEK; translated from the exons ATGGCGTCAGTCGCGATACGTGGCTGGGCTCTGTGTAGCGTTTCTCTGTTaaactttgtgtttgtattcatCTCCGGGGCAGACTTTATTCGGTTCGTGTCGTTTCGAGCTATTTATCACAACATCACCGGGGACACGACACTCTGTCAAG ACTCCATCCCATGGTCTGTGGCTCTGCGGGACAGCTCTGTCCTCTGGTCTCTTGTTGTGGATCTGGGTCTGCTGGCTCTTTTTACCTTGCAGCACAGCCTGCTTGCCTGGCCGCCTGTTAAACAGGCCCTCCAGTCAGTGCTAGGGGTCCTGAATAGGACAGCATACTGCTTCAGTACGGCACTGGTCCTCCAG ATCCTGATGCGTTACTGGCAGCCGGTGACTGGTGCCCCCTGTCTGTGGTCAGTGCGTCATGCGCCATGGAGTATCTGGTTCCCTCTGCTGTGCTTCACGCTGCACTTCCTCTGCTGGGCCATCATCTGCAGCATCCTCATGGTCTTCGATTATACAGAACTACTGGGCATCAAGCAG GTGTATTATGAGTGTCTTGGTTTAGGAGACCCTCTGTCTCACAAGTCACCCCGTGCCCAGCGCCTCCTGTCTCACCTCCGTCACCCGGTGTGCCTGGAGCTGGGTGTCGTGCTGTGGCTCTTGCCGGCCTTATCCCTGGACAGGCTCCTGCTGGCAGGGACTCTGTCCACTTACCTGGCCCTGGCACACTCTCTGGACAAACAGGATTTAGCCTACCTCTGTGTGCAGCTTAACAGCAAGATGCAGCTCTTTACAGAGCCACACGGGAGCAGCACTGATGCAATGACTGACAGGGACAAAGAGAAATGA
- the zdhhc3b gene encoding palmitoyltransferase ZDHHC3: protein MKSPAHRTRDIERQAGYLKPEHCAPPPPRSTSDTMWFIRDGCGIVCGIITWFLVFYAEFVVMFVMLLPAKSIAYSLFNGALFSGLAFLALASHAKAMCTDPGAVPKGNATKEFIESLQLKPGQVVYKCPKCCSIKPDRAHHCSVCKRCIKKMDHHCPWVNNCVGENNQKYFVLFTMYIALISFHALIMVAFHFVFCFEEDWTKCSNFSPPATVILLILLCFEGLLFLIFTAVMFGTQVHSICTDETGIEQLKKEERRWAKKSKWMNMKVVFGHPFSIAWLSPFATPDHGKADVYQYIV, encoded by the exons ATGAAGAGCCCGGCGCACCGCACCAGGGACATCGAGCGGCAAGCGGGCTACCTGAAGCCTGAGCACTGCGCCCCGCCCCCTCCCCGCAGCACCTCCGACACCATGTGGTTCATCCGTGACGGCTGCGGCATCGTGTGTGGCATCATCACCTGGTTCCTGGTCTTCTATGCTGAATTCGTTGTTATGTTCGTCATGCTGCTGCCTGCCAAGAGCATCGCCTACAGCCTCTTCAACGGAGCCCTATTCAGTGGCCTTGCCTTCCTCGCCCTCGCCTCACATGCTAAGGCGATGTGCACGGACCCG GGAGCAGTGCCAAAAGGGAACGCAACCAAAGAATTCATCGAAAGTCTGCAGCTCAAACCAGGACAGGTGGTGTACAAGTGTCCCAAGTGCTGCAGCATCAAGCCTGACCGAGCCCACCACTGCAG tgtgtgcaAACGCTGCATCAAAAAGATGGACCACCACTGCCCATGGGTGAACAACTGTGTCGGAGAGAACAACCAGAAGTACTTCGTGCTCTTCACG aTGTATATTGCACTAATATCCTTCCATGCATTGATCATGGTGGCCTTccattttgttttctgctttgaAGAAGACTGGACAA AATGCAGCAACTTCTCTCCGCCAGCGActgtcatcctcctcatcctcctctgctttgagggtctcctcttTCTAATCTTCACTGCAGTCATGTTCGGGACTCAGGTCCACTCCATCTGTACTGATGAAACG GGTATCGAGCAGcttaaaaaagaggagagaagatggGCCAAGAAGTCTAAGTGGATGAATATGAAGGTGGTGTTTGGACACCCATTCTCGATAGCCTGGCTGAGCCCCTTTGCCACACCCGACCACGGCAAGGCAGACGTGTATCAGTACATCGTGTGA